One genomic window of Candidatus Trichorickettsia mobilis includes the following:
- a CDS encoding uroporphyrinogen-III synthase, with translation MKQLEPYNFNCISCPLITYKNLPIDYVAIFDHYSNIIITSKHAAKLIYSALNNLSANYSKDMELWVVGHTSAVILKSMPFIKIQYIANDVRDLINNLPKTIYNKAVYLSANEITSSLPTAITRQVIYEVSYKETLKTQDFNELIAGIDYILLYSQNCAKTLIKLLAKYNLINTLKNTIVITISAKVANIVNIYFSNVVYVDQAEHQQMINLLINYDKN, from the coding sequence ATGAAGCAGCTTGAACCATATAATTTCAACTGCATTTCATGCCCTTTAATTACATATAAAAATTTGCCGATTGATTATGTTGCTATTTTTGACCATTATTCCAATATAATTATTACCAGTAAGCATGCAGCCAAACTAATATATTCTGCACTAAATAATTTATCAGCTAATTATAGTAAAGATATGGAATTATGGGTTGTCGGTCACACATCTGCTGTCATTTTAAAATCAATGCCCTTTATAAAGATTCAATATATCGCCAATGATGTTAGAGATTTAATTAATAATTTACCTAAAACTATATATAATAAAGCTGTTTATCTATCTGCTAACGAAATCACTAGCTCATTACCAACTGCAATTACAAGACAAGTAATTTATGAAGTTAGCTATAAAGAGACATTAAAAACTCAAGATTTTAACGAGCTAATAGCAGGAATTGATTATATACTACTCTACTCTCAAAACTGCGCAAAAACCCTAATTAAACTATTAGCTAAATATAATTTGATAAATACATTAAAAAATACGATAGTAATTACCATTAGTGCCAAAGTAGCTAATATTGTAAATATATATTTCAGCAATGTTGTGTATGTAGACCAAGCCGAGCACCAGCAAATGATAAATTTATTAATTAATTATGATAAAAACTAA
- the zapE gene encoding cell division protein ZapE — translation MSIQDFLPPDFDLDTVQLTLIDKIETITNSLTQHKWIPQFFKSKKYTKSGIYLYGGVGRGKTMLMQAFYNNLKLTKTMLHYQDFMLSIHKNLHNLQGTTTSKIIANLATNYAKEWQILCLDEFEIKDITDAMIIGKLFVELNKRNVFIFITSNTKPEELYKDGLQRDSFLSFIDYLQHQFELLHLDNHHDYRLDKLITAGDRVLYPLTQDTQDKIQHIITVLTHNNSLTSITLQVFGRSITFQHAYQNILVTNFQELCMQEYGYADYVNICQRFKVVVLKNVTPISANNNDLITRFINFIDNAYFYKVLLFITLQDTPGKIYPEGRRAEDFKRTISRLYEMNSDSYPP, via the coding sequence ATGAGTATCCAAGATTTCTTACCACCAGATTTTGATTTAGATACAGTTCAATTAACTCTTATTGACAAAATAGAAACAATTACAAACTCTTTAACTCAACACAAGTGGATACCACAATTCTTTAAATCAAAAAAATATACTAAGAGCGGAATATATTTATACGGTGGAGTTGGGCGTGGTAAAACCATGTTAATGCAAGCATTTTATAATAACCTTAAACTAACCAAAACAATGCTTCATTATCAAGATTTTATGTTATCTATCCATAAAAACCTTCATAATTTACAAGGAACAACAACCAGCAAAATTATCGCTAACTTGGCTACCAACTATGCCAAAGAATGGCAAATATTATGTTTAGATGAATTTGAAATCAAAGACATCACCGACGCGATGATTATTGGTAAATTATTTGTTGAACTGAATAAACGTAATGTCTTCATTTTTATTACCAGTAATACTAAGCCAGAAGAATTATACAAAGATGGTTTACAAAGAGATTCTTTTTTATCTTTTATTGATTATCTCCAACATCAATTTGAGCTATTGCATCTTGATAACCATCACGATTATCGGTTAGATAAACTCATTACCGCAGGTGATCGTGTTTTATACCCATTAACTCAAGATACGCAGGATAAAATTCAACATATTATTACCGTTCTCACACATAATAATAGCTTAACCTCAATCACACTTCAAGTGTTTGGGCGTTCAATAACATTTCAACATGCTTATCAAAATATTTTAGTAACCAATTTTCAGGAATTATGTATGCAGGAATATGGTTATGCTGATTATGTCAATATTTGTCAGCGATTTAAAGTAGTAGTACTTAAAAATGTTACCCCAATTTCTGCTAATAACAATGACCTTATTACCAGATTCATCAATTTTATTGATAACGCCTATTTTTACAAAGTATTATTATTTATTACCTTACAGGATACACCAGGAAAAATATACCCAGAAGGTCGGCGAGCTGAAGATTTTAAGCGTACAATCTCAAGGTTATATGAAATGAATAGCGACTCATATCCACCATAA
- the polA gene encoding DNA polymerase I translates to MTDKNTLLIIDGYGFVFRAYHVQPPLTAPDGTPVGAVYGFTSMLMKILHDFKPTFAVMVFDCGDKNFRHQIYDQYKAHRPPVAEELISQLPIMRTAARSLNFFVIEKSGYEADDVIATIATKVAEQQQNAVIISSDKDLLQLMSDHIKIYDPIKNKYISSDNVVEKFGVTPDRLREVMALIGDKSDNIPGIPGIGPKTAATLIRQFGSCAAMLSSTEQISNIKQRAIIEASKAKALISWQLVGLDHDVDIEIDLEKFQWSPPNVNQLSDFLVSYGFKSLYKRAEGLFQIKINDHQLVDVDTVVIQEIFTKEELAPILHIAEHIGFLSIYVMEHQHQPVALILSVKADKSYIISRSHDSKAEDLFAMIADNDWFIPIIAPYLKNKAIKKITVNIKLLYSLFTVINSCEDIELMQYILSAGAARQDIFETAKQHLKLADIINDSAKIVTKFHDNYQQLINELRSNHILQLYSDIDLPLSKIIYQMERSGIKVDLSYLQRLSSEFTTEILSLEQEIFNLSGVKFNISSTKQLGTVLFEKMQLPFGKISAKSKNYVTDVEILEVLSEHGYMIADLLLRWRLLSKLKNTYTDGLQSHINPVSHRIHTTFLQTSTTTARLSSQNPNLQNIPIRSKEGNKIRAVFIAEQGYKLISADYSQIELRILSHVANVAKLKQAFMDGLDIHSLTACNIFKLDQSQLTSEHRRKAKAINFGIIYGISAFGLAKQLNITSKKAAEYMQSYFAEYPEIQEYMETTKIYAREHRYVQNLFDRKCFIPSINDKNSNIRQFSERAAINAPIQGTSADIIRIAMINIDKEISRQRLQTKLILQIHDELLFEVPQHEVAMVLPILKNIMEQASPLSVPTIVEVKAGDNWMEIH, encoded by the coding sequence ATGACTGATAAAAATACTTTATTAATTATAGATGGCTATGGTTTTGTTTTTAGAGCATATCATGTACAACCACCATTAACTGCACCAGATGGCACTCCTGTTGGTGCGGTGTATGGGTTTACTAGTATGCTGATGAAAATTTTACATGATTTTAAACCAACCTTTGCAGTTATGGTATTTGATTGTGGTGATAAGAATTTTCGTCATCAAATCTATGATCAATACAAAGCTCATCGGCCACCAGTAGCTGAAGAGTTAATCTCACAATTGCCGATAATGCGCACTGCAGCACGAAGTCTTAATTTTTTCGTGATTGAAAAATCCGGCTATGAAGCAGATGATGTTATCGCAACTATAGCCACTAAAGTAGCTGAACAACAACAGAATGCAGTAATTATTTCTTCAGACAAAGACTTGCTACAGTTGATGAGTGATCATATTAAAATATATGATCCCATAAAAAATAAATATATATCATCAGATAATGTAGTAGAGAAATTTGGCGTTACTCCTGATCGTTTAAGAGAAGTAATGGCTTTAATTGGCGATAAATCGGATAATATACCAGGAATTCCTGGTATTGGTCCTAAAACCGCCGCTACCTTAATTCGACAATTTGGCTCATGCGCCGCAATGCTCAGCTCTACTGAGCAAATCAGCAATATAAAACAACGAGCAATAATTGAAGCATCCAAAGCTAAAGCTTTAATCTCTTGGCAATTAGTTGGTTTAGATCATGATGTTGATATTGAAATTGATTTAGAGAAATTTCAATGGAGTCCGCCTAATGTTAATCAGTTGTCTGATTTTCTGGTAAGCTATGGCTTTAAATCATTATATAAAAGAGCTGAGGGTCTATTTCAGATTAAAATTAACGATCACCAATTAGTTGATGTAGATACAGTGGTGATCCAGGAAATTTTTACTAAAGAGGAATTAGCACCAATATTGCATATAGCAGAGCATATTGGTTTTTTGTCAATCTATGTTATGGAACACCAGCATCAGCCAGTAGCATTAATTTTATCAGTAAAGGCTGATAAAAGTTACATAATTTCTCGGTCTCATGATAGCAAAGCCGAAGATTTATTTGCAATGATAGCAGATAATGATTGGTTTATACCAATCATAGCCCCCTATTTAAAAAATAAAGCAATCAAGAAAATTACGGTAAATATAAAATTATTATATAGTCTATTTACAGTGATAAATTCTTGTGAAGATATAGAATTAATGCAATATATACTATCTGCCGGAGCTGCCAGGCAAGATATATTTGAGACGGCAAAACAACATTTGAAGCTGGCTGATATTATTAATGATTCAGCAAAAATAGTAACAAAATTTCATGATAATTATCAACAATTAATCAATGAATTAAGAAGCAATCATATCTTACAATTATATAGTGATATTGATCTGCCGTTAAGTAAAATTATCTATCAAATGGAGCGTAGTGGTATTAAGGTAGATTTAAGTTATCTACAACGATTATCAAGTGAGTTTACTACTGAAATCTTATCACTAGAACAAGAAATTTTTAATTTGTCTGGAGTTAAATTTAATATTTCTTCTACTAAACAATTAGGAACAGTTTTATTTGAGAAAATGCAGCTACCATTCGGTAAAATATCAGCTAAATCCAAAAATTACGTAACTGATGTCGAAATATTAGAGGTTTTAAGTGAACATGGTTACATGATCGCAGACCTATTGTTAAGATGGCGGCTTTTAAGTAAACTAAAAAATACCTATACCGATGGCTTGCAGTCGCATATTAATCCAGTAAGTCATCGAATACATACTACTTTCTTACAAACTTCTACTACTACAGCCAGATTAAGCTCTCAAAATCCTAATTTACAAAATATTCCTATTCGTTCTAAAGAAGGCAATAAAATTAGAGCAGTGTTTATAGCTGAACAAGGATATAAGCTGATTTCTGCTGATTATTCTCAAATTGAACTACGCATCTTAAGTCATGTTGCTAATGTAGCAAAATTAAAACAGGCTTTTATGGATGGTCTAGATATACATAGTTTAACTGCCTGTAATATTTTCAAACTGGATCAATCACAGTTAACAAGTGAGCATCGACGTAAAGCTAAAGCAATTAATTTTGGGATAATTTATGGAATTAGCGCTTTCGGTCTAGCAAAACAACTTAACATTACCTCCAAAAAAGCAGCAGAATATATGCAGAGCTATTTTGCAGAATATCCTGAAATTCAAGAATATATGGAAACTACCAAGATTTATGCAAGAGAACATAGATATGTTCAAAACTTGTTTGATAGAAAATGTTTTATCCCATCAATTAATGATAAAAATAGTAATATAAGACAATTTTCTGAGAGAGCAGCGATTAATGCACCTATTCAAGGTACAAGCGCAGATATTATCAGAATTGCAATGATTAATATCGACAAAGAAATATCACGGCAGCGATTACAGACTAAATTAATTTTACAAATTCATGATGAATTATTATTTGAGGTGCCACAACACGAAGTCGCAATGGTTTTGCCGATATTGAAAAATATCATGGAACAAGCTTCACCTTTAAGTGTTCCAACAATTGTAGAAGTAAAAGCAGGAGATAATTGGATGGAAATCCATTAG
- a CDS encoding TerC family protein, translated as MTNPTMWAGLFTLIILEIILGIDNLIFIAILANKLPQNQQKTARVIGLGFALILRIAMLASISWIVTLTDPCIHILGKALSGRDLILLTGGVFLLFKATMELHERLEGYHNEDHKINGHASFWNIVVQIIVIDAVFSIDSVITAVGMVSELSVMITSVVISVILMLIASTPLTNFINRHPTLIILCLGFLLMIGFSLVIEGLGYHVPKGYVYAAIAFSVLVELFNQCSMSKRRKTLTKARIRAKTAAVIHRLLGGKINLNNEDLIAIAGVKTEAIAFNADERNMIGGILSLAELSTKSIMTTCDKLYTISIQADIKTIKAKLLDSPFSKIIVVQEMDAEPIGIIDKKSILNSLLSNNEISISSVLKQQVLTVKENTSVLDMLNAFKKAKTSIAFVTNTAGNFVGIVTITDIIETIAGDFPE; from the coding sequence ATGACAAACCCTACTATGTGGGCTGGATTATTTACATTAATTATTTTAGAAATCATTTTAGGTATTGATAATCTGATCTTCATTGCTATTCTTGCGAATAAGTTACCGCAAAATCAACAAAAAACAGCAAGAGTAATAGGACTTGGGTTTGCGCTCATCCTACGCATTGCTATGCTAGCTAGCATTTCCTGGATAGTTACTCTTACCGATCCATGTATCCATATCCTAGGAAAAGCTTTGTCGGGGCGAGATCTAATCCTGCTCACTGGTGGGGTATTTTTATTATTTAAAGCTACCATGGAATTACATGAGCGACTCGAAGGCTACCATAATGAAGACCATAAGATTAATGGACATGCAAGTTTCTGGAATATTGTAGTTCAAATTATTGTCATTGACGCAGTGTTTTCTATAGATTCAGTCATTACTGCAGTTGGTATGGTTAGCGAATTATCAGTAATGATTACTTCAGTAGTAATTTCGGTAATCCTGATGCTTATTGCCAGTACTCCACTGACAAATTTTATAAATCGACATCCTACTCTGATTATATTATGTTTAGGATTTTTACTAATGATAGGATTTAGCTTGGTAATTGAAGGATTAGGCTATCATGTACCAAAAGGCTATGTCTATGCTGCTATTGCTTTCTCAGTGCTTGTTGAATTATTTAACCAGTGTTCCATGTCTAAACGAAGAAAGACACTGACCAAAGCTCGCATAAGAGCAAAAACAGCTGCGGTAATACATCGTTTGCTCGGAGGAAAAATAAATCTAAATAATGAGGATCTTATAGCAATTGCTGGCGTAAAAACCGAAGCTATTGCTTTTAATGCTGATGAACGTAACATGATTGGCGGAATATTAAGCCTTGCTGAGCTTTCAACAAAATCCATTATGACCACATGCGATAAATTATATACTATAAGTATACAAGCTGATATTAAAACCATTAAAGCAAAACTACTTGATTCTCCTTTCTCAAAGATTATAGTTGTCCAAGAGATGGATGCTGAACCAATTGGTATTATAGACAAGAAAAGCATTCTAAATAGCTTACTTAGTAATAACGAAATATCAATATCATCAGTTCTTAAACAGCAAGTACTTACGGTTAAAGAAAATACCTCAGTATTGGATATGTTGAACGCTTTTAAAAAAGCAAAAACCTCCATCGCTTTTGTTACAAATACAGCTGGTAATTTTGTTGGCATCGTAACTATAACCGATATAATAGAGACTATAGCTGGTGACTTTCCGGAATAA
- the tmk gene encoding dTMP kinase, producing MIDYNQPKFVTFEGVVGCGKTTQSKMLYEYLSGKNLEVCRTREIGGTRVAELIRDIVIYEHMLPFSELLLIMAARYEHIHKIIIPALTLKQWVVCDRFVDSTACYQGLSDIGSEKVYQLHDEIFNNLMPDITFFIDVPPTETLDRISNNLDCNKFENEGLEFHNKIYQGFQAITKQFSNRIVRIEAAQLNPQQVHLKILEALSI from the coding sequence ATGATAGACTATAACCAACCAAAATTTGTTACTTTTGAAGGTGTTGTTGGCTGTGGTAAAACCACTCAAAGCAAAATGCTTTATGAATATTTATCAGGCAAAAACTTGGAAGTATGCAGAACTAGGGAAATCGGTGGAACAAGAGTTGCAGAACTGATACGTGATATAGTAATTTATGAACATATGTTACCTTTCTCAGAATTATTACTAATAATGGCAGCAAGATATGAACATATTCATAAAATTATTATTCCTGCTCTAACTTTAAAACAATGGGTGGTTTGTGATCGCTTTGTAGATTCTACCGCCTGTTATCAAGGCTTATCAGATATAGGGTCAGAAAAAGTTTACCAATTACACGACGAGATATTTAATAATCTGATGCCAGATATTACCTTCTTTATTGATGTACCACCAACTGAAACATTAGATAGAATATCAAATAATCTTGATTGTAATAAATTCGAGAATGAGGGCTTAGAATTCCACAACAAAATTTACCAAGGATTTCAGGCGATAACTAAACAATTTTCAAATAGAATAGTCAGAATAGAGGCTGCACAATTAAATCCACAACAAGTCCACCTGAAAATACTGGAAGCCTTATCTATATAG
- a CDS encoding flagellar hook-length control protein FliK, translated as MDLVMADLAVLSVMSNNSNKILAVESDFSRNSRDNKFKFKEMLEKAGNKSEIAESRKERNPEAQESKETEKTQDINAELEPEFVASNSKADSVEDSIQGFMLSNLNTESEQLVVKEATDVDLQQEMFVVNPTEIDIDLQQQILPQKIKVDEESIVEVDIMQELVVADADVDGYIPIKLPIKPEEKEKQAKEIDVILPQEGMKTDDLIQELVLGSQFLPLPSVQKLNLDSELLDLSDNLIKNPLSVEVMQLSGIRKEKQEKVDVEIDIITKSDGGDVKNFGQNDAKPEFLVHAKIVVPAVEMLRQEIEATGDVNDQLSGDRELIDSNSRGFVIQLDSDKKPVISFKEIASQQLENIPHRNDQVRMAVETAVKNGYSKITLQMHPNNLGNVGIIIEFNDEKVVSIRFMAENRNTSELLAKDFAVLERELSKVVNIDRETSLSFDFKGDNSGNSSHQAEQNKKDILSTPLMLQEDTASDNSKKNRYGASLLRAGGVDIEV; from the coding sequence TTGGATTTAGTTATGGCTGATTTAGCGGTTTTAAGTGTTATGAGTAATAACAGTAATAAAATATTGGCGGTTGAATCTGACTTTAGCCGGAATAGCCGGGATAATAAATTTAAATTCAAGGAAATGTTAGAAAAAGCTGGTAATAAATCAGAAATAGCTGAAAGCAGAAAAGAACGAAATCCTGAGGCGCAAGAAAGTAAAGAAACCGAAAAAACTCAGGATATTAACGCTGAGCTTGAGCCTGAGTTTGTTGCAAGTAATAGCAAAGCTGATAGTGTTGAAGATAGTATACAAGGTTTTATGTTGTCTAATTTAAACACAGAAAGTGAACAACTTGTAGTAAAAGAAGCTACTGATGTAGATCTTCAACAAGAGATGTTTGTAGTTAATCCAACAGAGATAGATATTGATTTACAGCAGCAGATATTGCCACAAAAAATTAAAGTAGATGAAGAGAGTATAGTAGAGGTAGATATTATGCAAGAATTGGTTGTTGCGGATGCAGATGTCGATGGCTATATTCCAATAAAATTACCAATAAAGCCGGAAGAGAAGGAGAAACAAGCTAAAGAAATTGATGTTATTCTTCCTCAAGAAGGTATGAAGACTGATGATTTAATTCAAGAATTAGTATTAGGAAGTCAATTTTTGCCTTTACCATCTGTGCAAAAATTGAATTTAGATTCAGAGCTATTAGATTTGAGTGATAATCTAATAAAAAATCCTTTATCTGTAGAAGTAATGCAATTATCGGGTATTAGAAAAGAAAAACAAGAAAAAGTAGATGTGGAGATTGATATTATCACTAAGTCTGATGGTGGTGATGTGAAGAATTTTGGTCAGAATGATGCAAAACCTGAATTTTTGGTTCATGCAAAAATAGTTGTGCCAGCCGTTGAAATGCTGAGGCAAGAGATAGAAGCAACAGGTGATGTAAATGATCAGTTAAGTGGTGATAGAGAGTTAATAGATAGCAACTCTAGGGGGTTTGTTATTCAACTGGACAGTGATAAGAAGCCGGTTATCTCATTTAAAGAGATTGCAAGTCAGCAATTGGAAAATATTCCACATCGTAACGATCAGGTGAGAATGGCTGTTGAAACTGCAGTCAAAAATGGTTATAGTAAAATTACATTACAAATGCATCCAAATAACCTGGGAAATGTAGGTATAATCATTGAATTTAATGATGAAAAAGTGGTTTCAATAAGGTTTATGGCTGAAAATCGTAATACCAGTGAGTTATTGGCTAAAGATTTTGCTGTTTTAGAGCGTGAACTGAGTAAAGTAGTGAATATAGATAGGGAGACTTCTTTGAGTTTTGATTTTAAAGGTGATAATAGTGGTAATAGCAGCCATCAAGCTGAACAAAATAAGAAAGATATATTATCAACGCCTTTGATGCTACAAGAAGATACAGCTAGTGATAATAGTAAAAAGAATAGATATGGCGCTAGCCTCCTTAGAGCAGGTGGTGTTGATATTGAAGTTTGA
- the der gene encoding ribosome biogenesis GTPase Der, which translates to MKKKIIALVGRPNVGKSTLFNRLSINNKAIVHNQPGVTRDRKYAEARIGPFEFMVIDTPGLEESEDGKLEHRMMQQTIAALQEADITCLMLSSREQITPIDQFFVNFVRKYTNNSILIINKCEKQSNIDPEYYTLGFSTIVAISAEHAIGMMDLYEAIQHHITIQETKDPQKNHSEATIEDPLKSDTLQIVISGRPNAGKSTLINAIIGQERMLTGSEAGITRESIAIDWQYQDTKLKLIDTAGLRKRAVIKDNLEKLSASDAISSINFANTVILILDARNPLEQQDLKIASYVIEQGRGLIIAVNKWDLIKDKILFKEELHYQLAQSLPQAKGVPTVFISALNKQNIDLLLTECIKIYKLWNSKISTGKLNVWLNQATEKHQLPLVGNRRLRLKYMTQIKTRPPTFKIFANNPDQITDSYKKYLINDLREYCSLPGIPIRFVFTKTKNPYT; encoded by the coding sequence ATGAAGAAAAAAATTATTGCTTTAGTTGGCAGACCAAATGTTGGAAAATCTACCTTATTCAACCGTTTAAGCATCAATAATAAAGCAATAGTACATAATCAGCCAGGAGTAACCCGTGACCGTAAATATGCTGAGGCACGTATTGGTCCTTTCGAATTTATGGTAATCGACACACCGGGTCTTGAGGAATCTGAAGATGGCAAACTTGAACACCGCATGATGCAGCAAACTATTGCTGCGCTCCAGGAAGCAGATATTACTTGCTTAATGTTGAGTAGCAGGGAACAAATCACTCCTATTGATCAATTTTTTGTAAATTTTGTCAGAAAATATACAAATAATTCTATATTAATAATCAATAAATGTGAGAAGCAGTCTAATATTGATCCAGAATATTATACTTTAGGTTTTAGTACTATAGTAGCAATCTCTGCCGAACACGCTATCGGCATGATGGATTTATACGAAGCTATTCAACACCATATTACTATTCAAGAAACAAAAGACCCCCAAAAAAACCACTCAGAAGCAACCATAGAAGATCCTCTAAAATCTGATACCTTACAGATAGTAATAAGCGGCAGACCAAATGCAGGTAAATCAACTCTTATTAATGCAATTATAGGACAGGAACGTATGCTTACCGGTAGTGAAGCCGGCATCACCAGAGAGTCCATAGCCATTGATTGGCAGTATCAAGATACCAAGCTCAAACTAATTGATACAGCTGGTTTAAGAAAACGTGCAGTGATCAAAGATAATTTAGAAAAACTATCAGCTAGTGACGCTATAAGTAGTATTAATTTTGCTAACACAGTGATATTAATACTCGACGCTAGAAATCCTCTTGAACAACAAGATTTAAAAATTGCATCATATGTAATAGAACAAGGCAGAGGACTGATAATTGCGGTAAATAAATGGGATCTCATTAAAGATAAAATCCTTTTTAAAGAAGAATTACATTATCAATTAGCACAGAGTTTACCACAAGCAAAAGGAGTGCCAACAGTATTTATTTCTGCTCTTAATAAACAAAATATTGATTTATTATTAACTGAATGCATAAAAATATATAAGCTTTGGAACAGCAAAATTTCTACCGGTAAACTTAATGTATGGTTAAACCAAGCGACTGAAAAACACCAGCTGCCATTAGTAGGTAATAGGCGTCTCAGGTTAAAATATATGACTCAGATCAAAACTAGACCACCTACTTTTAAAATATTTGCTAATAATCCCGATCAAATTACTGATAGTTATAAAAAATATCTAATTAACGACTTGCGTGAATATTGTTCACTTCCTGGTATACCTATTCGTTTTGTTTTTACTAAAACTAAAAATCCTTATACTTAA
- a CDS encoding polyhydroxyalkanoate depolymerase, which produces MHKYVSDNFNYLYYMVEASRMQMSPIRLGAMSSLQWFENSHNPIYNTEFARTTRAYLEIVERMTRKYQKPDFDITECKVADELYKIEKRTILGKAFCNLQHFVKLGLKRPQPKLLIIAPMAGHHATLLRGTVQDTLPHCDVFITDWIDASQVPLSLGGFDMDDFIDYIIDFMRILGPDLHVMAVCQPTVPLLAATAIMSAEQDPLVPKSMILMGGPIDARKNPTQVNAFATGRSIEWFENMVITVVPPNYPGYMRHVYPGFLQLAGFMSLNLQRHVDSHFDMFKNLLIEEDDKADVQKKFYDEYLSVMDLPAEFYLQTIKEVFQEFSLAKGELVSRGRKVDLKSITNCALLGIEGEKDDIAAVGQTKAALNLCTNIPQDMKKYHLQKGVGHYGVFSGSKFRQFIVPEIKDFIYTRH; this is translated from the coding sequence ATGCATAAGTATGTTTCCGATAATTTTAATTATTTGTATTATATGGTTGAAGCATCAAGAATGCAAATGTCTCCGATACGACTTGGTGCGATGTCGTCATTACAATGGTTTGAGAATAGCCATAATCCCATATATAATACCGAATTTGCCAGAACTACTAGAGCATATCTAGAAATTGTTGAACGTATGACTAGAAAATATCAGAAGCCTGATTTTGATATTACCGAATGTAAAGTTGCTGATGAACTTTACAAAATTGAGAAACGAACAATATTAGGTAAAGCTTTTTGCAATCTGCAACATTTTGTTAAGCTTGGTTTAAAACGGCCGCAGCCAAAATTATTAATTATAGCTCCTATGGCTGGACATCATGCGACTTTGTTACGTGGCACAGTGCAGGATACATTACCACATTGTGATGTCTTTATTACCGACTGGATTGATGCTAGTCAAGTACCTTTAAGTCTTGGCGGTTTTGATATGGATGATTTTATTGATTACATCATTGATTTTATGAGAATTCTTGGTCCAGATTTACATGTAATGGCAGTATGTCAACCAACGGTTCCTCTACTTGCTGCTACTGCGATTATGTCTGCAGAACAGGATCCATTGGTGCCAAAATCGATGATTTTAATGGGTGGACCCATTGATGCCAGAAAAAACCCAACCCAAGTCAATGCATTTGCTACTGGTAGAAGTATTGAGTGGTTTGAAAATATGGTAATTACTGTTGTTCCACCCAATTATCCAGGGTATATGCGTCATGTTTATCCGGGGTTTTTACAATTAGCAGGATTTATGAGCCTTAACTTACAACGCCATGTTGATTCTCATTTTGATATGTTTAAGAACTTATTAATTGAAGAAGATGATAAAGCTGATGTGCAAAAGAAATTTTATGATGAATATTTATCAGTGATGGATCTGCCGGCAGAATTTTATTTACAAACTATTAAAGAAGTATTCCAGGAATTTTCTTTAGCTAAGGGTGAACTGGTTTCCAGGGGGCGTAAGGTGGATCTAAAATCTATCACTAATTGTGCTTTACTTGGAATTGAAGGTGAAAAGGATGATATAGCTGCAGTCGGGCAAACTAAAGCGGCTCTTAATTTATGTACCAATATACCACAAGATATGAAAAAATATCATCTACAAAAAGGAGTTGGTCATTATGGAGTATTTAGCGGTAGTAAATTTAGACAATTTATAGTCCCAGAAATTAAAGACTTCATTTATACTCGACACTGA